From a single Bacillus sp. BGMRC 2118 genomic region:
- a CDS encoding helix-turn-helix domain-containing protein: MEIKIGERIKSLRKQNGLTQKELAVRVNVSAQVVSNWEREYSFPDYDDVISLSNVLGVSTDYILGNTDDPNITPEGLITKLPLIIQQKIVNSDEDLTIPYIDGFITGYLEARMGVRLTFDFIDNPTLVRLQKKMLAHALVSDVSEETQRIEVYKDIELFKEALERESIEFKIGLLNIFEEDANKYNYIKENEVIYSNAKSELKTVTSVLNIPVLGFIAAGQPILAEEHILDYINIPNPGNFKEGDLFILIVKGDSMTGSRIYEGDKVVVKIQPEVENGEIAVVNVDGDNATLKKVKRYDDGSIWLISTNQNYAPIPLNNKSARIIGKVIQVIFEP; this comes from the coding sequence ATGGAAATAAAAATTGGAGAGAGAATTAAAAGTTTAAGGAAACAAAATGGACTCACTCAAAAAGAACTAGCAGTAAGAGTGAATGTTTCTGCTCAGGTTGTTTCAAATTGGGAAAGGGAGTATTCTTTTCCTGATTATGATGATGTTATTTCACTTTCAAACGTTTTAGGAGTATCCACTGATTACATTCTAGGAAATACAGACGATCCCAATATCACACCAGAAGGGTTAATTACAAAATTACCTTTAATCATTCAACAAAAAATTGTCAATTCAGATGAAGATTTAACTATTCCATATATAGATGGTTTTATAACTGGCTATTTAGAGGCGAGAATGGGAGTACGATTAACTTTTGATTTTATTGATAACCCTACTTTAGTAAGGCTTCAAAAGAAGATGTTAGCTCATGCACTTGTTTCTGATGTATCTGAAGAAACCCAGCGCATAGAGGTATATAAAGATATTGAGTTGTTTAAGGAAGCTCTAGAAAGGGAGAGTATAGAGTTCAAAATTGGTTTGTTAAACATTTTTGAAGAAGATGCTAATAAATATAACTACATTAAAGAAAATGAAGTTATATATTCCAATGCAAAAAGTGAACTTAAAACTGTTACATCAGTTTTAAATATACCTGTTCTTGGGTTCATCGCGGCAGGCCAACCTATCTTAGCAGAAGAACACATTCTTGATTATATAAACATCCCTAATCCCGGGAATTTTAAAGAAGGCGACCTATTCATATTAATCGTGAAGGGTGATTCAATGACTGGAAGTAGGATTTATGAAGGCGATAAGGTTGTTGTAAAAATTCAACCTGAAGTTGAAAATGGTGAAATAGCTGTAGTAAATGTGGATGGAGATAATGCAACCCTAAAAAAGGTAAAACGATATGATGATGGATCCATTTGGTTAATTTCCACAAACCAAAACTATGCTCCTATACCACTTAATAATAAGAGCGCTAGAATCATCGGGAAAGTAATACAAGTTATATTTGAACCTTAA
- a CDS encoding helix-turn-helix transcriptional regulator, producing the protein MVHLNVEKIRKSKGITKTHMAKKLGLTIQGYSQITSGNVRLDVERLKVIAQIMSVDPAIFFNDELTDSVINDFESKLASY; encoded by the coding sequence ATAGTACATTTAAATGTTGAAAAGATTAGAAAGTCAAAGGGTATCACAAAAACACATATGGCAAAGAAGCTTGGCCTAACTATACAGGGGTACAGTCAGATTACAAGCGGAAATGTAAGGCTAGATGTAGAACGATTAAAAGTTATTGCTCAGATAATGAGTGTAGATCCAGCTATTTTTTTTAACGATGAACTAACGGATTCTGTTATAAATGATTTTGAATCTAAATTAGCTTCGTATTAG
- a CDS encoding Rha family transcriptional regulator encodes MELKVINQDGQLLVDSREVAEMVAKQHKDLLETIRGYIEHLISGKFRPTDFFILSNYQDSLNRTKPRYLITRKGCDMVANKMTGEKGVLFTATYVTRFEEMENQLKEGPKSEIELIAMIAQKMVEKERRDKERDEKLVAIEQGVNTLTTGLTAVPDHKKVVDTVNEYARYARLGHDEVYKHIYSIMKAQHGIDIPARVENERRKVNAAYFEKKGKLYAESTLKSKVNGIDVMVRLGVLDKFNRILIGLLAKAKGIPS; translated from the coding sequence ATGGAGTTAAAAGTGATTAATCAAGATGGACAATTATTAGTAGATAGTCGTGAAGTAGCTGAGATGGTGGCAAAGCAGCACAAAGATCTATTAGAAACAATTAGAGGTTATATAGAGCATTTGATAAGCGGAAAATTCCGCCCAACTGATTTCTTTATTTTGAGTAATTACCAAGATAGTCTTAATCGAACTAAACCAAGATACCTAATTACTCGTAAAGGGTGCGACATGGTTGCGAATAAGATGACTGGTGAAAAAGGTGTCCTCTTTACAGCTACATATGTTACTCGATTCGAAGAAATGGAGAATCAGTTAAAAGAAGGACCTAAATCAGAAATTGAACTAATTGCAATGATTGCTCAAAAGATGGTTGAGAAAGAACGTAGAGATAAAGAACGAGATGAAAAGCTCGTAGCAATTGAGCAAGGAGTGAATACTTTGACAACAGGTTTAACGGCAGTTCCAGATCACAAGAAGGTCGTTGATACGGTTAATGAGTATGCACGCTATGCGAGACTTGGACACGATGAAGTTTACAAACATATCTATTCGATAATGAAAGCTCAACACGGAATTGATATACCGGCAAGAGTTGAGAATGAACGTAGAAAAGTTAATGCGGCTTACTTCGAAAAGAAAGGTAAATTGTATGCTGAATCAACGTTAAAGAGCAAAGTGAACGGTATTGATGTAATGGTTCGTTTAGGTGTATTGGACAAATTTAATAGAATACTAATTGGCCTGTTAGCAAAGGCAAAGGGTATTCCATCATGA
- a CDS encoding AAA family ATPase, with protein MNIRFRHIVLENFKNHKSLEVQFEDLTNIAGRNGAGKSSIGDAITWILFGTDVMGFSKFDPKPSTDQEAETVVRLLISIDGVDILLGRSQKKTAKYYINEVPEKATKFNELVSQYFNKDLFLSLFNPIYFSSQSWQDQRSLLLSYVREPLNKEVLEQLTTYKAKELEPLLKKYSLDDIEKIHRDSFNKSDKAFERASERVITLQEQLEKVQIEKLDVEEVNKQIEQLIKQRDELDEQNHIRYEANNKRHRIEAQLEQIKANIMKQKSVVESSLKEVIKDTCSTCGQPLDEESIKKVEEKKKERTAVEVEKGKQMVAAKKGLEEELSELPGHYEINREELLKLDDQVMELKSKLYPLSQRKQLETELNDAKENAQTLRKAKLDSQSIIDSIKDFKAKRSELMVKKVDDLFTTISVRLYEQLKNGEEKATFEIEWNGRPYSKLSTAERIKCGLELIEVLSKQSDVVAPTFVDNAESILHFTAPVGQLIVARVVDSELTIKTDSLKEEKVNE; from the coding sequence ATGAATATTAGATTCAGGCACATCGTATTGGAGAATTTTAAGAATCACAAATCATTAGAAGTGCAGTTTGAAGACCTTACAAATATTGCAGGTCGGAATGGTGCTGGTAAGTCATCCATAGGTGATGCAATAACGTGGATATTATTCGGAACAGATGTAATGGGTTTCAGTAAGTTTGACCCTAAGCCATCGACTGATCAAGAGGCAGAAACAGTTGTGAGATTACTTATTTCAATTGATGGAGTAGACATTCTCCTGGGACGGTCTCAAAAGAAAACAGCTAAGTATTACATAAATGAGGTGCCGGAAAAGGCAACCAAGTTTAATGAGTTAGTTTCACAGTATTTCAATAAGGATTTATTCCTTTCACTGTTCAACCCAATCTATTTCTCAAGTCAGAGTTGGCAGGACCAAAGAAGTTTACTTCTGAGTTATGTGCGCGAACCATTAAACAAAGAGGTACTCGAGCAACTAACAACTTATAAAGCTAAAGAGCTTGAGCCACTTCTAAAAAAATACTCACTTGATGACATTGAAAAGATTCATCGTGATTCATTCAATAAAAGTGATAAGGCTTTCGAAAGAGCATCTGAACGAGTAATTACTCTCCAGGAGCAGTTAGAAAAGGTGCAGATTGAAAAACTCGATGTAGAGGAAGTAAACAAGCAAATCGAACAACTGATAAAGCAGCGTGATGAACTTGATGAACAGAATCATATTCGATATGAGGCAAACAACAAACGTCATCGAATAGAAGCACAGTTGGAGCAAATTAAAGCAAATATCATGAAGCAAAAATCAGTTGTTGAATCTTCCTTAAAAGAAGTAATAAAAGATACGTGTTCAACTTGTGGACAACCTCTTGATGAAGAATCGATTAAGAAGGTTGAAGAGAAGAAAAAAGAACGAACAGCAGTAGAGGTTGAGAAAGGCAAGCAAATGGTTGCAGCTAAGAAGGGACTAGAAGAAGAACTTAGTGAGCTACCTGGTCATTATGAAATTAATCGTGAGGAGTTACTTAAACTTGATGATCAAGTTATGGAGTTGAAGTCAAAGTTATATCCACTCTCCCAACGCAAGCAACTTGAAACAGAGCTCAATGATGCTAAGGAAAACGCTCAAACATTAAGAAAAGCCAAGTTAGATTCACAAAGCATTATCGATTCCATTAAGGATTTCAAGGCTAAGAGATCTGAATTAATGGTTAAGAAAGTTGATGACCTTTTCACTACAATCTCAGTAAGACTTTATGAACAACTAAAGAATGGTGAAGAGAAAGCAACATTTGAAATTGAATGGAATGGCCGTCCATACAGTAAGTTGTCCACAGCCGAAAGAATAAAATGTGGATTAGAACTAATTGAAGTGTTGAGTAAGCAATCTGATGTTGTTGCTCCTACGTTCGTTGATAATGCAGAAAGCATTCTTCATTTCACTGCACCTGTTGGACAATTGATTGTAGCTAGAGTAGTAGATTCAGAGTTAACTATAAAAACAGATTCATTGAAGGAGGAAAAAGTAAATGAGTAA
- a CDS encoding recombinase RecT: MSKNQLATINSDQFEGYFTPKELEIVTNSIAKNATNEELALFIQICKNNGLDPFKNHIYFIKYGSQMSIQVSVEGIQYLAQQREDYRGITTQLVHENDDFEVDVDTETQELKITKHSIKFPRGAVAAAYAIARREGFPDKVVIIEAEEVEHLRSKQGSQWKTYFNDMFKKHALKRALKMQFGIEVDDQESQESYEYEPRQRVDITPNNGVEVAQGEIIDSEQELENKWAEINKKATAKGISRTDLKGIIKKNFDKAAKELTLQQVVGLSKIIDMQPEVVEDNQEEIDFSQYEQ; encoded by the coding sequence ATGAGTAAAAATCAATTAGCGACAATTAACAGTGACCAATTCGAAGGGTATTTCACACCTAAGGAATTAGAAATTGTAACAAATAGCATTGCAAAGAATGCTACAAACGAAGAACTGGCTTTATTCATTCAGATTTGCAAAAACAATGGTCTAGATCCATTCAAGAATCACATTTACTTCATCAAGTACGGCAGCCAAATGAGTATCCAGGTATCAGTTGAAGGTATTCAATACCTAGCTCAACAACGTGAAGACTACAGAGGTATTACGACTCAGTTAGTTCATGAAAATGATGACTTCGAAGTAGATGTTGATACTGAGACTCAGGAGTTGAAAATCACAAAGCATTCCATTAAGTTTCCTCGTGGCGCAGTTGCAGCTGCCTATGCAATTGCAAGACGTGAAGGGTTTCCAGATAAGGTAGTCATCATTGAAGCAGAAGAAGTAGAGCACTTACGAAGTAAACAGGGTAGCCAGTGGAAAACATACTTTAACGATATGTTCAAGAAGCATGCATTAAAGAGAGCGTTAAAAATGCAATTCGGTATCGAAGTAGATGATCAAGAGTCACAAGAGTCTTATGAATATGAGCCACGTCAACGGGTGGACATTACACCTAATAACGGTGTTGAAGTTGCACAAGGAGAAATAATTGATTCAGAACAAGAGCTTGAGAATAAGTGGGCTGAGATTAATAAAAAGGCTACGGCAAAAGGCATCTCAAGAACTGACCTAAAGGGAATCATTAAGAAGAATTTTGACAAAGCAGCTAAAGAATTAACTCTTCAACAAGTAGTTGGTCTTTCAAAGATTATCGATATGCAGCCTGAAGTAGTCGAAGACAACCAGGAAGAAATCGACTTTAGTCAATACGAGCAATAA
- the dnaB gene encoding replicative DNA helicase, whose product MTQAFEAECGLLGSILIDESIMSELSLMPEHFEEGRNKKIYIAMKDLVRDEKAIDLVNLISQMGRKSIEYIGGSSYFSQLKENVVSVHSFKNYERIIIDSWKARSAKNILKNVYEDPNFKPDNLQQVIKQLNEIDESGTQEAFNLQECLVEMYELPITEVPKGYSGVETGLHALDEMTDGFQDEDLIIVGARPSMGKTALLLNIAARAGYKKVIPIIFSLEMSAAALVKRLLCMIGNIDGEKARNPYHDFNDDDKKAWTFAIGILERMNLQIFDKPGQTVNEMRAKVRQIKKANPDSKVLVMIDYLTLIKSENYHNGNTNLQVSEISNSLKAMAKEFKSPVVCLSQLSRSVEARANKRPMMSDLRDSGSIEQDADVIGFLYRDEYYNKDTEKKDILEINIAKQRNGPTGKIELYYNKKTQKIKDLYAR is encoded by the coding sequence ATGACCCAGGCTTTTGAAGCTGAATGCGGATTATTAGGAAGTATTCTAATCGATGAAAGCATCATGAGTGAACTTTCTTTAATGCCTGAGCACTTCGAGGAAGGAAGAAATAAGAAGATATATATTGCTATGAAGGACCTAGTTAGGGACGAGAAAGCCATTGATTTAGTAAATCTAATCTCTCAAATGGGAAGAAAAAGTATCGAGTACATCGGTGGATCATCATACTTCTCACAACTAAAAGAGAATGTTGTTTCGGTTCACTCATTTAAGAACTATGAACGAATAATAATCGATTCTTGGAAAGCTAGATCTGCAAAGAACATCTTAAAAAATGTATATGAGGATCCAAACTTTAAGCCTGACAATTTACAACAAGTTATTAAGCAGCTGAATGAAATTGATGAATCAGGTACTCAAGAAGCATTCAATCTACAAGAATGTCTTGTGGAGATGTATGAATTACCGATTACCGAGGTACCTAAAGGTTATTCGGGTGTCGAGACCGGGTTACATGCTTTAGATGAAATGACCGATGGTTTCCAAGATGAGGATTTAATTATTGTTGGAGCTCGTCCAAGTATGGGAAAAACTGCGTTGTTACTAAACATCGCAGCTAGAGCTGGATATAAAAAGGTAATACCTATTATTTTCTCACTTGAAATGAGTGCAGCAGCATTAGTGAAAAGACTGCTTTGCATGATAGGTAATATAGACGGAGAAAAAGCAAGGAATCCATATCATGACTTCAATGATGATGACAAAAAAGCTTGGACATTTGCAATTGGAATTCTAGAAAGAATGAACCTGCAAATATTCGATAAGCCTGGTCAAACAGTTAACGAAATGAGAGCAAAGGTAAGACAGATAAAAAAGGCTAATCCAGATAGTAAGGTTCTAGTCATGATTGATTACTTAACTTTGATTAAGTCAGAGAATTATCACAACGGTAATACTAACTTACAAGTTTCAGAGATTAGTAATTCCTTAAAGGCGATGGCCAAAGAGTTTAAGAGTCCAGTAGTTTGTTTATCTCAGCTTAGTAGATCAGTAGAGGCTCGAGCAAACAAACGTCCGATGATGAGTGATTTACGTGACTCAGGAAGTATCGAACAAGATGCTGATGTTATTGGATTCCTATACCGCGATGAATATTACAACAAAGATACTGAGAAGAAGGACATTCTTGAAATTAATATCGCTAAGCAGCGTAATGGTCCTACTGGAAAGATAGAGCTTTACTACAACAAAAAAACACAGAAGATAAAGGATCTATATGCTCGTTAA
- a CDS encoding ArpU family transcriptional regulator yields the protein MEKQLTFNLPEIDRERTRLAVEGALEKYRFYLLTVPEEKLPKVTATYSLVPPANTNAFHSSTEQAVIDKVDFEIERDEYIERIRRGVNRLGAKEREIIYKRYLDEEEVYDYELYNDIGMSERVYYRKKARIFYKLAFILRIEVYKSD from the coding sequence GTGGAAAAACAATTAACATTTAATCTTCCAGAGATAGACAGAGAGAGAACAAGATTAGCTGTGGAAGGTGCACTAGAGAAGTATCGTTTCTACTTACTGACCGTTCCAGAAGAGAAACTTCCTAAAGTCACTGCAACATATTCACTTGTCCCTCCTGCGAACACCAATGCATTTCATTCATCTACAGAACAAGCAGTAATTGATAAAGTGGATTTCGAAATAGAACGTGACGAATACATTGAACGGATCCGTAGAGGAGTTAATCGTCTTGGAGCAAAGGAACGAGAGATAATATATAAACGATACCTCGATGAAGAGGAAGTTTACGACTATGAGCTATACAATGACATAGGTATGAGTGAACGAGTTTATTATAGGAAAAAGGCTAGGATATTTTATAAGTTGGCTTTTATTTTGAGAATTGAGGTTTATAAAAGTGATTAG
- a CDS encoding HNH endonuclease, whose protein sequence is MKFYKSKEWKILRIKAIERDNGECQHCRLKGKVTTRHTINDRCKPTKMDVNHIKPVREYPHLALTLENLEYLCIDCHNIADGKRDMLSKGKPKQWEDERW, encoded by the coding sequence ATGAAGTTCTACAAGTCTAAAGAATGGAAGATACTTAGGATTAAGGCAATAGAAAGAGATAACGGTGAGTGTCAGCATTGTAGGCTCAAAGGGAAAGTAACAACACGGCATACTATCAATGATCGTTGTAAGCCTACGAAGATGGATGTTAACCATATTAAACCTGTAAGGGAATATCCACATCTAGCATTAACGTTAGAGAACCTTGAGTACTTATGTATCGACTGCCATAACATAGCTGATGGAAAGAGGGACATGTTATCGAAAGGTAAACCAAAACAATGGGAGGATGAGAGGTGGTAA
- a CDS encoding P27 family phage terminase small subunit, translated as MPVNITKLQQQLMSRIDIDDLVEVEKVERYISLVKLNKQLDKEIKKEGATVTTENGAQKFVKSHPALNDKMKVNQQLLAIEKSFNFISEGSTPLSDDEKYSKDDLI; from the coding sequence ATGCCTGTTAACATTACAAAGCTTCAGCAACAATTAATGAGTCGTATTGATATCGATGATTTAGTGGAAGTTGAAAAAGTTGAGAGGTACATTAGCTTGGTCAAACTTAACAAGCAGTTGGATAAAGAAATCAAAAAAGAAGGTGCAACTGTTACAACAGAAAATGGTGCGCAAAAATTTGTGAAAAGTCATCCAGCCCTTAATGACAAGATGAAGGTTAATCAGCAGCTCTTGGCTATAGAAAAATCTTTCAACTTTATAAGTGAAGGAAGCACCCCTCTATCTGACGATGAAAAGTATTCGAAAGATGATCTCATTTGA
- a CDS encoding terminase large subunit: MKINKYVEEYIHLWKSGKIKLNKERILLIEYLERNILNRDDLYFNDEMIENCIKFGEKWYFPLSSFQKFLIAFVFLFSKKNDRVFYRKHLWMLGRGGGKNGLISVVTHFLISPLHGIREYNVSIVANSEEQAKTSFDETYNVIGRSGTLKAMFHRTKEKITSKVMNAILKFRTSNGETKDGLRDGAVVFDEIHQFESNKDVRVHISGLGKKANPREFYIGTDGYVRDGFLDSMKALATKVLKGEARPNAIFPFICKLNNEDEVNEPDNWELANPMLSHPRSSYAQSLFDTIMEEFEALEDDPSNREEFMTKRMNLPVTDLERSVAKWEEIEATNQPMPDLINKECIGCIDFASIRDFAACGLVFKHEGKYPFLTHSYVRKEFVDKFYSYSKKHDSEMAGKQKFAPIREWEEEGYLTVLDEETINPQKIVDWFVEMRKFYDIKKVIGDNFRMEVLKPLFIQAGFEVEVIKNPKAIHSLLAPRIEIGFANRQFIYGDNPLMRWYTNNVLVSIKKDGNKEYLKKEPIRRKTDGFQCFVHGLYRIDEISDANIEDSLDMLDALNF; the protein is encoded by the coding sequence TTGAAGATTAATAAATACGTAGAAGAATATATCCATCTCTGGAAATCTGGGAAAATCAAATTAAATAAAGAACGCATATTGCTCATTGAGTATCTAGAAAGAAATATCCTAAATCGTGATGATCTATATTTTAATGACGAAATGATTGAGAACTGTATTAAGTTTGGTGAGAAGTGGTATTTCCCTCTCTCATCATTCCAAAAGTTCTTAATTGCTTTCGTTTTTTTATTTTCCAAAAAAAATGATCGTGTCTTCTATCGTAAACATTTGTGGATGCTAGGTCGTGGTGGTGGTAAGAACGGATTAATATCGGTTGTTACTCATTTCTTAATTAGTCCATTACATGGAATTAGGGAATATAACGTTTCAATTGTGGCCAACTCGGAGGAACAAGCAAAGACTTCATTTGATGAAACATATAATGTAATAGGACGAAGCGGCACATTGAAAGCTATGTTTCATCGTACAAAAGAAAAAATCACGAGCAAGGTCATGAATGCGATCTTGAAATTTAGAACATCGAATGGTGAAACAAAAGATGGTCTGCGTGATGGAGCAGTAGTATTTGATGAAATTCACCAATTCGAAAGTAACAAGGATGTTCGAGTCCACATCTCTGGACTTGGTAAAAAAGCAAATCCAAGAGAGTTTTACATTGGTACTGATGGATATGTTCGAGATGGATTCTTAGATAGCATGAAAGCCCTGGCAACAAAAGTATTAAAAGGTGAAGCCCGTCCAAATGCGATCTTTCCATTCATTTGTAAACTCAATAATGAGGATGAGGTAAACGAACCGGATAATTGGGAGTTAGCTAATCCCATGCTCTCACACCCAAGAAGCTCTTATGCTCAGAGTTTATTCGACACTATTATGGAAGAATTTGAAGCATTAGAGGATGACCCAAGCAACAGGGAAGAATTCATGACCAAACGTATGAATCTGCCTGTAACAGACCTGGAACGTTCAGTAGCTAAGTGGGAAGAAATTGAAGCTACCAATCAGCCTATGCCAGATCTTATAAATAAAGAGTGTATTGGCTGTATAGACTTTGCGAGCATAAGAGACTTTGCAGCATGTGGACTTGTTTTTAAACATGAAGGGAAATATCCATTCCTTACACATTCATATGTTCGAAAGGAATTTGTTGATAAGTTTTACAGCTATTCAAAGAAACACGATTCTGAAATGGCTGGTAAACAAAAATTTGCTCCAATTCGAGAATGGGAAGAGGAAGGATATTTAACGGTTTTGGATGAGGAGACCATAAATCCACAAAAGATTGTGGATTGGTTTGTTGAGATGAGGAAGTTTTATGATATCAAAAAGGTTATTGGAGACAACTTCCGTATGGAAGTGCTAAAACCACTGTTTATACAAGCTGGATTTGAAGTGGAAGTCATAAAAAATCCTAAAGCTATTCATAGTTTACTAGCTCCTCGTATTGAAATAGGTTTTGCGAATCGCCAGTTCATTTATGGTGATAATCCACTAATGCGCTGGTATACCAATAATGTCCTTGTTTCAATCAAGAAGGATGGTAATAAAGAGTATTTGAAGAAGGAACCTATTAGACGTAAGACTGATGGTTTTCAGTGCTTTGTGCATGGTCTTTATAGG